In one Takifugu flavidus isolate HTHZ2018 chromosome 9, ASM371156v2, whole genome shotgun sequence genomic region, the following are encoded:
- the gabrp gene encoding gamma-aminobutyric acid receptor subunit pi isoform X2 — translation MPVQLVALMILLLSCTPGGCMYPSHHWGDWNDSQLLPTIQKLMKGYNRYLRPNFNEGPVEIGMSLDIASIDAISEINMDYTATIFLRQRWRDSRLVFPGNESISVDGRLVSLLWIPDTFIPDSKRSFLHDVTVENRLIRIFSNGTVLYALRITATIACNMDLTKYPMDRQVCTLQLESWGYNLQDVVFYWTRGNDSVKGLDTLRLAQYSVESYHTTVSEAVYETGKYPKLVLHFALRRNVLFFILETYVPSTLLVVLSWVSFWISQSSVPARTCIGVTTVLTMTTLMMGARTSLPNANCFIKAIDVYLGICFTFIFGALLEYACAHFYTMQHQTVEDLHRDLQREFNESNGNGSLPIVSTAQTKQSSKIGSTAEEPEEQTANSDTRNSAEPKEDTSKQGCGLSSVANASRRAASVFTVENPHNIDCHARTLFPMAFLFVNILYWLYYLFL, via the exons ATGCCTGTCCAGCTGGTGGCGCTAATGATCCTGCTCCTGAGCTGCACGCCGGG TGGCTGCATGTATCCGAGCCACCACTGGGGAGACTGGAACGACTCCCAGCTGCTACCAACAATCCAAAAGCTGATGAAGGGATACAACCGCTACCTCAGACCCAATTTCAATG AGGGTCCTGTCGAGATTGGAATGAGCCTTGACATTGCCAGCATTGATGCCATCTCCGAAATCAATATG GACTACACGGCCACCATCTTCCTCCGTCAGAGGTGGCGGGACTCCAGGTTGGTGTTCCCTGGTAACGAGAGCATCAGCGTGGACGGACGCCTTGTGTCGCTTCTCTGGATCCCTGACACCTTCATTCCAGACTCCAAACGTTCCTTCTTGCATGACGTCACTGTGGAAAATCGTCTAATACGCATCTTCAGCAACGGCACCGTTCTCTATGCCCTCCG CATTACAGCAACGATTGCCTGCAACATGGACCTGACCAAGTACCCCATGGACAGACAAGTTTGCACGCTGCAGCTGGAGAGCT GGGGCTACAACCTGCAGGATGTGGTGTTCTACTGGACCAGAGGGAATGATTCAGTAAAAGGGCTGGACACGCTGAGGCTGGCTCAGTACAGTGTGGAGAGCTACCACACCACTGTGTCAGAGGCTGTGTATGAGACAG GAAAATACCCCAAGTTGGTGCTGCACTTTGCCCTGCGTAGAAATGTGCTCTTCTTTATCCTGGAGACGTATGTCCCCTCTACTCTGCTGGTTGTTCTCTCCTGGGTCTCCTTCTGGATCAGCCAGTCGTCCGTTCCAGCCAGGACCTGTATCG GAGTGACAACAGTCCTGACAATGACCACTCTAATGATGGGAGCCCGCACCTCCCTCCCTAATGCCAACTGCTTCATCAAAGCCATCGACGTCTACCTGGGAATCtgcttcaccttcatcttcGGCGCCCTGCTGGAGTATGCCTGTGCCCACTTCTACACCATGCAGCACCAGACCGTGGAAGATTTACACAGG GATCTTCAGCGGGAGTTCAATGAATCGAACGGAAATGGCTCGCTCCCCATCGTCAGCACCGCTCAAACAAAGCAGTCCAGTAAAATCGGATCTActgcagaggagccagaggagcagaCAGCTAACAGCGACACAAGGAACAGTGCTGAGCCCAAAGAGGATACGTCAAAACAGGGCTGCGGCCTATCTTCTGTGGCGAATGCGTCACGTAGGGCCGCTTCGGTTTTCACCGTCGAAAATCCACACAACATCGATTGTCACGCCCGCACGTTATTCCCTATGGCATTCCTCTTCGTCAATATCCTCTACTGGCTTTATTATCTCTTTCTCTGA
- the gabrp gene encoding gamma-aminobutyric acid receptor subunit pi isoform X1, whose protein sequence is MPVQLVALMILLLSCTPGGCMYPSHHWGDWNDSQLLPTIQKLMKGYNRYLRPNFNEGPVEIGMSLDIASIDAISEINMDYTATIFLRQRWRDSRLVFPGNESISVDGRLVSLLWIPDTFIPDSKRSFLHDVTVENRLIRIFSNGTVLYALRITATIACNMDLTKYPMDRQVCTLQLESCEYHPSFVSMNINSHHFHRPHHHSHHPCWGYNLQDVVFYWTRGNDSVKGLDTLRLAQYSVESYHTTVSEAVYETGKYPKLVLHFALRRNVLFFILETYVPSTLLVVLSWVSFWISQSSVPARTCIGVTTVLTMTTLMMGARTSLPNANCFIKAIDVYLGICFTFIFGALLEYACAHFYTMQHQTVEDLHRDLQREFNESNGNGSLPIVSTAQTKQSSKIGSTAEEPEEQTANSDTRNSAEPKEDTSKQGCGLSSVANASRRAASVFTVENPHNIDCHARTLFPMAFLFVNILYWLYYLFL, encoded by the exons ATGCCTGTCCAGCTGGTGGCGCTAATGATCCTGCTCCTGAGCTGCACGCCGGG TGGCTGCATGTATCCGAGCCACCACTGGGGAGACTGGAACGACTCCCAGCTGCTACCAACAATCCAAAAGCTGATGAAGGGATACAACCGCTACCTCAGACCCAATTTCAATG AGGGTCCTGTCGAGATTGGAATGAGCCTTGACATTGCCAGCATTGATGCCATCTCCGAAATCAATATG GACTACACGGCCACCATCTTCCTCCGTCAGAGGTGGCGGGACTCCAGGTTGGTGTTCCCTGGTAACGAGAGCATCAGCGTGGACGGACGCCTTGTGTCGCTTCTCTGGATCCCTGACACCTTCATTCCAGACTCCAAACGTTCCTTCTTGCATGACGTCACTGTGGAAAATCGTCTAATACGCATCTTCAGCAACGGCACCGTTCTCTATGCCCTCCG CATTACAGCAACGATTGCCTGCAACATGGACCTGACCAAGTACCCCATGGACAGACAAGTTTGCACGCTGCAGCTGGAGAGCTGTGAGTATCACCCGTCATTTGTGTCGATGAACATTAACAGCCACCATTTCCATCGCCCTCATCATCATTCCCATCACCCGTGTT GGGGCTACAACCTGCAGGATGTGGTGTTCTACTGGACCAGAGGGAATGATTCAGTAAAAGGGCTGGACACGCTGAGGCTGGCTCAGTACAGTGTGGAGAGCTACCACACCACTGTGTCAGAGGCTGTGTATGAGACAG GAAAATACCCCAAGTTGGTGCTGCACTTTGCCCTGCGTAGAAATGTGCTCTTCTTTATCCTGGAGACGTATGTCCCCTCTACTCTGCTGGTTGTTCTCTCCTGGGTCTCCTTCTGGATCAGCCAGTCGTCCGTTCCAGCCAGGACCTGTATCG GAGTGACAACAGTCCTGACAATGACCACTCTAATGATGGGAGCCCGCACCTCCCTCCCTAATGCCAACTGCTTCATCAAAGCCATCGACGTCTACCTGGGAATCtgcttcaccttcatcttcGGCGCCCTGCTGGAGTATGCCTGTGCCCACTTCTACACCATGCAGCACCAGACCGTGGAAGATTTACACAGG GATCTTCAGCGGGAGTTCAATGAATCGAACGGAAATGGCTCGCTCCCCATCGTCAGCACCGCTCAAACAAAGCAGTCCAGTAAAATCGGATCTActgcagaggagccagaggagcagaCAGCTAACAGCGACACAAGGAACAGTGCTGAGCCCAAAGAGGATACGTCAAAACAGGGCTGCGGCCTATCTTCTGTGGCGAATGCGTCACGTAGGGCCGCTTCGGTTTTCACCGTCGAAAATCCACACAACATCGATTGTCACGCCCGCACGTTATTCCCTATGGCATTCCTCTTCGTCAATATCCTCTACTGGCTTTATTATCTCTTTCTCTGA